The Panicum hallii strain FIL2 chromosome 5, PHallii_v3.1, whole genome shotgun sequence genome contains the following window.
CTGGTACCAATTTCAGCCATATTGAATATCATAATGGTTTTACTGCCCCCCTTTTTGTTCTACAGAGTTGACCAATCACCCCTCCAATCCGAGCACTCGCTTTGGAAACTGTTGTCCATCTTTGCGGACATTTCCCTTCTGAAACGAGTCAGGTGAGTGTGTACAACTATGCATCCTATGTTTGGGTAGAGGTTTACGTTTCTACGTTGCTTGGGCAGCCAAATACGAGCGCGTATCATGAGCATAACCTGAACAACGCATTATACTATTAGTATGGAGCAGAACTGAATAACCAATATAATCTCAGCCAAGGTTACTACAAGTTGTCAGAAATGTTAGATTTCAAGTCAGCACACTCTGTTTTGTCAGACACCAGGAACTCATCTTAGAAAGTGCCTATAATTTGCCGCACAGAAGTGTAGGTGCCGGTGACGGCTACGAACACTCCGATCATCAGGATACCGGTGGCGGTGATCGCTGCGCTTGTTCGTGATTTTTTTTTATAGCTGTTTGCCTGCCGTCGCCTGGGGCTTGCCTGTCGACGCGTAGCCAGCCTGCTGCTTGCCGCGTGCCCTTGTTACGGCTGCGGTGTCGACAGCGTGGTGCGCCTCGTCCCTGTTGGTCGCCAATGGATTCCAAATAAATCCTACTTCCATGTATTCACCGTTCCTCTTTTCCTTGCTAATGCTTTCTGGGTAAGTTTTCGTTGCGCTTGCTTGCTTGGCTCTGGCTGTAGCTTTCGCTGCCTCCTTTGCGGTTGGATTCTCCTATTCTTCAGCTTCTTCTGCTGTGGTTTGCCGGTTGGTTGCTTCCCTCTCATCTTGTTGCTTCCTGCCGCTTTCTGTTTCTTCATATTGTTTTTCTTCCTTTTGCTCTATTGCTTTCGCGTTAGAGTGTCTTTCCCCATACGGTTCGGTAAATAAAGTCTGTGGACCTTCCTTCAGCGTTCAAATCGTTCATGTTCCTCCTTCGAGCAACCCACGCACCAATACACCATCAAAGATCCTTGTTTCCACATATGCAAATACACCCTACGCATCGACCGGTTATAAGACCGAGTTAACAGCTTCTACTTACGTTGTTGTCCAGCTAGCTCGTCACGCAGCATACAGACCACAATAAATGACGACAGGTTTAGATGTAAGAAatgtaaaaaaaaaatcatttcTTTGAACATAGTCGTACGTACGCTTGTAATATGTTCCTATCGTTTTCAGAATAACTCTACTATAACCATCTTTGGTATGTAATGTCTTTCTCGCGCGTCGCGCGCATGGGCTCGCGCCAAACACTAGTGAAGTCGTGACCGTGACGTGTGTTAACGTGTCATTGCTTGCATCGACGCCCACGTGCGTACGCACTAATTAAGGTGGCTGTGAAAACCGTGCGTTCATATAACTGTCAACTGTGTATCGATGACGCTGGACGGTCACTAGTCCAGCACTGTATGTCTACGATGAGAAGGATTATAAAAGCAACTGAACTACTGTAGTATCTGGTAAAGAGCAAATTACCGTCGTTATTTCTGACTGCGGACAACGGGCTGTCCGCATGATCTTCTTCAGAGAGTAGCATGCGTGTGCACGGCTTCCCCATTCGCTGAGAAAAAAAAGGGCATCAGAATGAACCATGACCATGAGAGGTGTTTTGACTAAGAGCCGTTCTGATTCTTTTGAAAGGTGAGATCGAAGTCGCATTCATATTGGCCGTTTCTTCATTGATGGCTCCGGGTTTTTAGTAAGAAGGGAAAGACCCCACTTTGCTTCCTCAACTCTTTTTCTTGGTCATCCATAATATGTCTATACCAGTACAAACATGATGAATCATGTCGCCAGCCTGGTTGTGTATGTGTTTTTTTGGTTGATGCAGCCATCAATATAATGGATTCTATGATCATAGCTATTGGATCTgttatatttttaaaaaattttTACTCACATATATCAGTATAAAAATAGTCTAAATAACTCTAAATCTACACATAAATTATCCGCCTATATTATTAAAAAAATATCCTAAAATAACTCCTCATCTTCATCCATAATGTCCATATATGCCAGTAGCCCACTGTgtcctgctacagtgcgcggCTCGGCTGATGCCTCACCGAGTGGCTGAAACTATCGAGAATTTTAATGTTAAATGGGACCTCGAGCTTCGATTTGGTCCGATGGTCGCTATAAGATCATTCTCAATGCAGTGTTTCCCTAAGCTGTTTTTAAAAGTATCACATTATTCTAAAGGTTTAGTTTGATACATGAAATAATCCCTCACAATGCATAGTTTTATTTCACGATGTCACAAGTTAGCCATAACATTTGATGTTACGATCAAATGTACCGCAAAAAATGTAACAACTAGCAACTATAGCTAAGTTAATTACTAACATACTAGCCATGGTCACGTGGGATCAAAGAAAGACGTGATGGCGAAACAAATAAACCACTCTTTCTTTACAAATCCTCTGAACCGTGTACAATAAATTTCATCCCTACAAACCTGAAGTCATCTTTCTTTACAAATTTCATACTATATCACTATTTTTACAGCATTTCATTCTATGAAAATGAAACTCCCAGTACGAATGGCCTAACGTGTGACGGGAGGCACTCTTTACACGGTACCAGACTCCTTACTAGCGGTCGACGCCGACGGGGGCTCAGCGAGCCGTGTGTGCCGGTACGTGTTCCCATCGCAGGTTCCCGCCTGTCGTCGTGTCTGCTAACCAAAAAAAACGTGCACATAAATGCAGGCGAGCGATCGTGCCTGGTGTCCACCCGCGCACGGTGCGTTTTCTTTTTTCAATCCTTTTTTCCCAGTTCACGTCGTGACCGTGACGTGCCGATGTGCCCATTGGCCTCTACGCGGCGCCGATCGATGCGTCAGTCAGATCAGGGGATGGATCAGCAACCGAAACAGGTGAAAGTATTAAGTATCCATCCTTCCGGACCTGGGAGAATGAACGGCTGGCTGAGTGGACTTTCCCGTTTGGAGGGCAAAATAGCCTTAGATCGAGCATTACATTCGAGTGTTTTGAGTTTTGACCCAGAGCCGTTTTGGGGGGTTTAAGCCTGAGACCGGATTCTCGTTCACAACGACTTCCTGAATTGTTCTGGATTTTGGGAAAGGGGAAAACGCCTTTGTATTTCCATGGCAGTGCAAATGAGCTTCCATGGATGCAGAGAGGTCAGGATATGAGTTACTCTATTTCCTTACTAAAAAGCGAACGCATCGATTAGCAAATCGGTCCTTTTATGCTAGGTAGTTGTTTGCGCTACAACACTCACAACGCACTAAAACAAAATGTGGCTTTTTCCGTGTGCGACAACCTTATCCTCGATGTACTGGTCGGCGACACTGCAAAGTCGTGTGATTTTGTCTCTACAGATTAGAGGAGATGGAAAAAGTCTATTATGCCCTCATTTCCATCGTACAAAATCTTTGTGGAATAAGCTGAAAAAGAATGTACGGATGGGGAGTTGATTTTCAGGATGAATTATAATCTATGCATGGAGAATAGTTGCAGGAGATGTGAAACCAATGGCAGAACCGTCTTTTGCTCTCCACTAGTGTCCCAAAAACAAAATCAGGATCTTTGCTTTCTCTAGAGGTCAATGTATCAAATATAAACTGGGGCGGAGCTGGGCAAGGTCCATATTTTGGGCCACTAGCTCAGTGGAGATTGTAGGCTTGGTGAACTAGGCCATTCTATAGCTACATATGTTTCGATTCTATATTTGTTCTTCTTACGATCTTGAACAAATATAAATTTTCCCCGCGTTTGCTTGCCGAAGTTAATCACATTGCATCCACAAGACTACGTCCTTATGCACTAGCAAATTATGTTAGCTCCATTGGTCATGTTGTCACTCGATAAACACAATCACAATAAACCCGTGATAGGATTCCTGATTcttcaaatttaatttcaaaaatCCAAGATCGGTACATGCATGTGTCAAAAATGGACATGCTCTGTTTCTAGGAGCATTTCAAGTCAGTGGACTCTATGCCAGAGCACAACCTGCTAGTCATATGAAGTGCTCTGTGTCAGCAAAATAACTAGTAGTCTTAGAAAGTGCCTATAATCTGCTGCAGAGACGTGTAGGTGCCGGTGACAGCGACGAACACTCCGATCATCAGGATGCCGGTGATCGCCGCGATCTCGATGCGGCGAATCCCCTCGGCCTTGTAGATCTTGAGGAAGCAGAGGCAGGGGAATATGACTGTCGCCATGACGCTGAGGAACGATCCGATGAACGACATGAGGTAGCCGAAGAAGGGCACCGTCGAGGCCACCACCGCCGTGCTGACAACAACCACGGTGCTGATCGAGACCCTCGCCGGCCCGCTGCCGGCCGGCAGCGAGAACTTCTCCTCGATCGCCGCTGTTATCGGCACGGCGAGCAGCGCGTACTTGGCCAGCGGGTTGATGATGGTCGTCAGGATGGCGACCTTGGTGTAGAGCTTTCCCGAGGGCAGGTTCAGCGTGACCTGCGACTGCACGCCGTCGCCGTAGATCATGTAGCCCAGCACCGCGGTCAGTCCGTAGTTGACGCTGCAGAGCACGGAGGAGATGAGCAGCACCCTGGAGAAGTGCTTGTTGTTCTTCATGGAGGAGTAGATCGTCGGGAAGACGGCGTGGCCGGTGAAGCAGACGAAGTAGAGGCCCAGCGAGGTCGGCAGGCCGCTCAGGTTCAGGGCGCTGGTGTTGTTCCGGTGGAACCCGGTCTCTGCGACGCCGGCCCAGACCAGCGACGCCGTCAGGACCGCCGACGCGACGAGCCCGACGGCGGAAACGTAGGCGAGCACGCCGAGGTTCTTGAGCCACATGGTGGGcagcacgacggcggcggcgagcgcgatgAACAGCTGCTTCCCCTGCAGATTGTAGCCGCCCAGGAGCTCGACGCGCGCGCCGGGGAAGAGCTTGTCGAGGTTGTCGCCCTCGAGGACGAGGAAGCTGATGGCGACGAGGTAGAGCTCGACGTACATGAAGGCGGCGACGGCACTACGGCCGGCAGACCCGAAGGCGAGCTCGCCGATGTCCGGGTAGCTGGCGACGGCGCCGGGGTCGGCGCGCATGCAGCGCTCGATGAGCGTGCCGGTGTAGTAGCAGAGGGCGCCGACGAGGGCGAAGAGCGCGAGGCTGAGCCACCCGCCCTGCGCCACTGCGTACGGCATGGAGAGCACGCCGATCCCGGACACGGCGTTGGTGAGGTTGAGGCACGTCCGGGAGAATGACGCGCCGCCGTAGGAAGGGAGCTGCGCCGCCTCGGGGTCGTCGGCGGTGGCGAGGCCCGCGCCCTTCCCTGGCAGGAGGAGCGGCTCGGTGAGCGTGCTCACCGGCAGCACCGCGGCGCAAGCGTTCTTGTCCTCCATTGCTGATCCGCTGGCTAGAGAGCGTGGAGAGTGGAGAGTGGAGAGGATCGGATGAATCTGTCAGAGGCTCAGAGCAGAGTCGTCTGTGGAGCAGCAGCTGGAGGTGTAGGTTCAGATGATCGAATCGATCGACGATCTCGATCAAGGCTCCTAGTTTGATGGAGGAAGCACGGAGTGTTGAGCTATATATAGAGCGCAGCGCAGCTAGCGCGTGGTGGTGCCTCCCGTGCTCACGTGTGCTGCCTCCCTCCTCGGCGTGTGGTGACTGAAACGAAGCTTCCGACGCCTGCAGGCTGGCCGTGACCTGAGACTCAGACTGGTCCGGTACGGTAGCATCTGGAGCTGAACCGAATCACTGCCGGCTCCCACTGTTCCATGTACGTGACAGCACTCTTGATAGGCACGCGCGGCCCCAGCAGGCGATCGCGATCGAGCCGAGTCACCGCACCGGCGGAGAACGACGCGACCGACGGGGACGGCGACGCGACGCGACGCGGGAGCAGCCGAGCCCCGGCCGCTGGGACACCCGAAGCGGCAACAAGGCCCAATACGCATATGGTTCGCGTGCTGGTGTTCCTATCGCCGGGTCTCGGGATTCCGGGGACGAGTATGACATCTGTTATCCTCCGTAACAAAAATGTGCGAGATCATCCGGCGGCAAGCCGGGCTCGCGGCATGTCGGGTGCCCCTGGGCTAGCCGGTCATGCGGCGCACAGTAACATGGTGTGACCGTGACGTGGGCGCGGGCACCATGTACATGTCCGCGCCGTGACCGTGACGTGAGTGCTTCTGCACGCGCACCAGCCTCCAGGCCCACGCGGCGCGGGGTCGGGTCGGCGTGCGTGCCCGCTGTGAAAACCGTGCGGTTACTGTGTGCCGACGTGGACGCGCACGCGGGCACTAGTCTACCCACACCCACACGCACAGGCACAGGCACGCGGGCTGGTTGAAATTGGACCTCTTATGCTGCAGTGACTCTAAACACTGGACCCGTCACTTCTGGAAAATACAAGTGATGGCTGACCCTCAACGCCCTCCACTTTAACGGCCCACCAAGGTCTACGGTTATGTAAACAGTGATGTACCGTAACATTAACTGTCACCTGTATTCTTGCACTACTAAAAAAAtttagggtgcgtttggttcagccgtgagctgtgaaaaagctgctggcAGATGTTCGCTGGGAAAAAGATGCTGTGAGATGCCTACTGTGAAAAAAGCTGAAAGTCGTTTAGTTCAAACTGCTGTGAGTTGTCGATTGTGAAAAAGTTATACATTATCTTTATGCAAATTGACAGTATACAATATTTCTTTATGATGACCaaattttttttcctttaaatctttatttttatatatatatatatatatgaaaatatttaGAGTTAACTTTTtgtattcttttttatttttattttcctatatatgaaaatctttattttatatataaaaaagaattgAAAGGGTATACATGTGACTAATAGTAGGTGTGTAGTTTTCGCAAATTCGTAAAAGCTGCAAAAGTATGGTACAACCTGCTTTCAAATTTGTACTGTAGAAAAATAGCTTTTTCAAAGTAGCTGCAGAAAAATTGAACATCTTTGGTTCAGCTTCTGCTTTCTGAAAGTAGAAACAGGTTCAGAAAGCTAAACCAAACACAACCTTAGTACTGGTTGGAAACTTATTCATAACCGGTACTGTGAATCCTAGGCTAAAAATCTCAATCTTGGGCACCGGTTGCATGATCTAGTAAAAACTGTTTACCAACAGATACGGAGGGAGGGAGCTGAGGTAGGGAAGTAGCGAGAGTACCAGCTAGATACAGATGGAGGGAGGAAGTAAGAGTATCGCgtaacagagagggaggggtagTGGTGTGCCTGATCACTATAGCAATGTGTATgcctgtatatatatatagagagagagggGGTGACCCAAATCTGCGGTCCGCCCAAACCCGAGCCCCATCCGTCCGCCGCTCGTCCTGCACGGCTCGGAA
Protein-coding sequences here:
- the LOC112894168 gene encoding amino acid transporter AVT1I-like, with translation MEDKNACAAVLPVSTLTEPLLLPGKGAGLATADDPEAAQLPSYGGASFSRTCLNLTNAVSGIGVLSMPYAVAQGGWLSLALFALVGALCYYTGTLIERCMRADPGAVASYPDIGELAFGSAGRSAVAAFMYVELYLVAISFLVLEGDNLDKLFPGARVELLGGYNLQGKQLFIALAAAVVLPTMWLKNLGVLAYVSAVGLVASAVLTASLVWAGVAETGFHRNNTSALNLSGLPTSLGLYFVCFTGHAVFPTIYSSMKNNKHFSRVLLISSVLCSVNYGLTAVLGYMIYGDGVQSQVTLNLPSGKLYTKVAILTTIINPLAKYALLAVPITAAIEEKFSLPAGSGPARVSISTVVVVSTAVVASTVPFFGYLMSFIGSFLSVMATVIFPCLCFLKIYKAEGIRRIEIAAITGILMIGVFVAVTGTYTSLQQIIGTF